From a single Candidatus Polarisedimenticolaceae bacterium genomic region:
- a CDS encoding Gfo/Idh/MocA family oxidoreductase, protein MIRIALAGLGVHGSRYARHLLAGDIPGAALVAVSRADEAAGRAFAAGHGLEFVADPVALARHPGVDAVVSAVPPDLHRAIALAAIEAGKALLIEKPLAASLEDADAIAAAAEGAAATVAVAHTQRFDPLFVALRERLPSLGALRVLAIDQRFDPGARPWTDAPGRGGALLVTGVHAFDLARWLTGAEPVSVVAETSAAPGRATEDTFAAVLRLEPGDVVVTIDNCHRSRGRSGRVSAAGTSGQLAVDHATRRFVKVDADGESDLGSVPHLPTVVPCLRDFVVASSARRPAAVSVEDGLAAVRIADAVRRSAREGRRLSLA, encoded by the coding sequence ATGATCCGCATCGCCCTGGCCGGCCTCGGCGTCCACGGTTCCCGCTACGCGAGGCACCTTCTCGCCGGGGACATTCCCGGCGCCGCGCTCGTCGCGGTCTCGCGCGCGGACGAGGCGGCCGGACGCGCCTTCGCCGCCGGGCACGGGCTGGAGTTCGTCGCGGACCCCGTCGCGCTCGCGCGGCACCCCGGCGTGGACGCCGTCGTCTCGGCGGTTCCCCCCGACCTCCACCGCGCGATCGCCCTCGCCGCGATCGAGGCCGGGAAGGCGCTCCTGATCGAGAAGCCGCTCGCCGCGTCCCTGGAGGATGCCGACGCGATCGCGGCGGCGGCGGAGGGGGCGGCGGCGACCGTCGCGGTCGCGCACACGCAGCGCTTCGACCCGCTGTTCGTCGCCCTGCGCGAGCGCCTCCCCTCCCTCGGCGCCCTTCGCGTGCTGGCGATCGACCAGCGATTCGATCCCGGGGCGCGCCCCTGGACGGACGCCCCCGGTCGCGGCGGCGCGTTGCTCGTCACCGGCGTGCACGCGTTCGACCTCGCGCGCTGGCTGACCGGGGCGGAGCCGGTCTCCGTCGTCGCGGAGACCTCGGCGGCACCCGGCCGCGCGACCGAGGACACCTTCGCCGCGGTGCTCCGGCTCGAGCCGGGAGACGTCGTCGTCACCATCGACAACTGCCACCGCTCGCGCGGGCGCTCCGGGCGCGTCAGCGCCGCGGGAACGTCCGGCCAGCTCGCCGTCGATCACGCGACGCGCCGCTTCGTGAAGGTGGATGCGGACGGCGAGAGCGACCTCGGCTCGGTCCCGCACCTTCCGACGGTCGTCCCGTGCCTGCGCGACTTCGTGGTCGCCTCGAGCGCGCGGCGTCCGGCCGCGGTTTCGGTCGAGGACGGACTCGCGGCGGTGCGGATCGCGGACGCGGTGCGTCGCTCCGCGCGCGAGGGACGTCGCCTCTCCCTCGCTTGA